From Opitutaceae bacterium, the proteins below share one genomic window:
- a CDS encoding DUF748 domain-containing protein gives MPKYEPFYDIVLETNIVRGTVAVTGNYEYSSGAEGVMRLEDAAITMENLEVVRGSDQSPVLSVAKGSIAGANVDALTRRLEVDAIVFQDGTLNAKRLQDGQIDLITLVNESVFSPGSVDGETAPPTAPIDAETPSPSYHVHSVNLNGFTIELIDETAPTPAAFDLDNVRLSAVDIRSEPGEPVTVSLGAEVRSGGSITVDGTAIVQPISSMLTLKIADLALKPGNPYLKEFADIALAGGRLTVTGQAIANLEGDKPAGGFQGDIQLNAIRLVGGDLEQDLVTLTRMDFQGLKAELEPMSVEIGSITLVDPRATILMNEDGSINLLQALRVSRDETPAEETESEAEPSTAEASDAPTGLVLPFPITIGAINLENAGALVTDRSVTPSVTIGMETLSGTISGLSSEELARADLDLAGSLTGGTRLAVTGKINPLIEDRYSDVAMTFKDFNLTAVSPYFGKYAGYALQKGKLSFDFKYKISQADLEGENIVVIDQLTLGEKVESEDALKLPIPLAISLMKDRDGVINLDIPVSGNLNDPEFGFGRVITAAIVNVITKLVTSPFSMLGGLIPGGSDVDLSFVSFPAGSIELDAEASKKIEVLAKALNERPTLNVEIVGGAGGAAEATLLKTSQLDDNLRVIRWRELKDAGNKAIILDEVVLTPEDRDRLVVHAFNLTFPDEAVDPGVTSAKTSGKAPRPSTPATAAAAPAAGEPAKSEGGGIFAYLGRVFSGKSGSSDSQPSGTPAPAPVAEPVPEPGPSDIAVPEQTDAAPAPDLTVTQMESRLLETLQVADEDLRKLADARAEAIRSSLETVGGISPDRLFVVAPEDPAALSAQSGEPRVSFNLE, from the coding sequence ATGCCGAAGTATGAGCCGTTCTACGACATTGTCCTCGAAACCAACATTGTCCGCGGAACCGTCGCAGTGACCGGAAACTACGAGTACTCCTCCGGAGCCGAAGGGGTGATGCGCCTTGAAGACGCCGCCATCACCATGGAGAACCTCGAGGTTGTCCGTGGTTCCGACCAGAGCCCCGTGCTTTCGGTTGCCAAAGGCTCGATTGCCGGCGCCAATGTCGACGCCCTCACCCGGCGGCTCGAGGTCGATGCCATCGTTTTCCAGGATGGCACCCTCAACGCAAAGCGGCTTCAAGACGGCCAGATCGACTTGATCACCCTGGTCAATGAATCCGTTTTCTCGCCCGGGTCGGTTGACGGGGAGACCGCTCCTCCGACCGCGCCGATCGATGCGGAGACGCCCTCCCCAAGTTATCATGTCCACTCGGTCAATCTGAATGGGTTCACCATTGAGTTGATCGATGAGACCGCGCCCACCCCGGCCGCATTCGATCTCGACAACGTCCGCCTCAGCGCCGTCGATATCCGCAGCGAGCCCGGTGAACCGGTCACCGTGAGCCTGGGAGCGGAGGTCCGGTCGGGCGGATCAATCACCGTGGACGGAACCGCCATCGTCCAACCGATCAGTTCAATGCTGACTCTCAAGATCGCAGACCTCGCCCTGAAGCCCGGAAATCCCTATCTCAAGGAATTCGCCGACATCGCCCTTGCGGGCGGACGACTGACGGTAACCGGACAGGCCATTGCGAACCTCGAAGGTGATAAACCCGCAGGCGGCTTCCAGGGTGACATCCAACTGAATGCGATCCGTCTCGTCGGTGGCGATCTCGAACAGGATCTCGTCACCCTGACCCGGATGGATTTCCAGGGGCTGAAGGCCGAACTCGAACCGATGTCCGTCGAAATCGGATCGATCACCCTGGTCGACCCCCGAGCCACCATCCTGATGAATGAGGACGGTTCCATCAACCTGCTGCAGGCACTTCGAGTAAGCCGGGACGAGACGCCGGCCGAGGAGACGGAGAGCGAAGCGGAGCCGTCCACCGCCGAAGCCTCCGACGCACCCACCGGGCTGGTCCTGCCTTTCCCGATCACCATCGGGGCGATCAATCTCGAAAACGCCGGAGCCCTCGTCACCGACCGCTCGGTTACGCCGTCCGTCACCATCGGCATGGAGACTCTCTCGGGAACCATCTCCGGACTCTCTTCTGAAGAACTCGCCCGGGCCGACCTCGACCTGGCCGGCAGCCTGACCGGCGGCACCCGGCTGGCCGTCACCGGCAAGATCAACCCGCTGATTGAGGATCGATACAGCGATGTGGCCATGACCTTCAAGGACTTCAACCTGACCGCCGTCAGTCCCTATTTCGGCAAGTACGCCGGCTACGCCCTCCAGAAAGGGAAATTGTCCTTCGACTTCAAATACAAGATCTCCCAGGCGGACCTCGAGGGAGAAAATATCGTCGTCATCGACCAGTTGACCCTCGGCGAGAAGGTGGAAAGCGAGGACGCCCTCAAGCTGCCCATCCCGCTCGCCATCTCCCTGATGAAAGACAGGGACGGCGTCATCAACCTCGATATTCCGGTATCCGGGAATCTCAATGATCCCGAATTCGGTTTCGGCCGCGTCATCACGGCTGCCATCGTCAATGTCATCACCAAACTGGTGACTTCGCCGTTCTCGATGCTCGGCGGTCTGATTCCGGGCGGATCGGATGTCGACCTCAGCTTTGTCAGCTTCCCGGCCGGGAGTATCGAACTGGACGCCGAAGCCTCGAAAAAAATCGAGGTGCTCGCGAAAGCGCTCAACGAGCGCCCCACCCTCAATGTCGAGATTGTCGGCGGTGCCGGAGGAGCGGCCGAAGCCACTCTGCTCAAGACGAGTCAACTCGACGACAACCTGCGCGTCATCCGCTGGCGCGAACTGAAGGACGCCGGAAACAAAGCCATCATCCTGGATGAAGTCGTCCTCACCCCTGAGGACCGGGATCGTCTCGTCGTCCACGCCTTCAACCTGACCTTCCCCGATGAGGCGGTCGACCCGGGGGTCACTTCCGCCAAGACCTCCGGGAAAGCACCAAGACCGTCGACACCGGCAACCGCTGCCGCCGCGCCAGCCGCCGGGGAACCCGCAAAATCGGAAGGTGGCGGGATCTTCGCCTATCTCGGCCGGGTGTTTTCCGGCAAGTCCGGCTCCTCGGATTCGCAGCCGTCGGGGACTCCGGCACCCGCTCCGGTTGCCGAGCCCGTTCCTGAACCCGGACCCTCCGACATCGCCGTCCCCGAACAGACCGACGCCGCGCCTGCTCCCGACCTCACGGTCACCCAGATGGAATCCCGCCTCCTCGAGACCCTCCAGGTCGCCGATGAAGATCTGAGAAAACTCGCCGACGCCCGCGCCGAAGCGATCCGGTCGTCCCTCGAAACCGTCGGTGGGATCTCGCCCGACCGGCTCTTCGTGGTGGCACCGGAGGATCCCGCGGCCCTGTCGGCCCAGTCCGGCGAACCGCGCGTCAGCTTCAACCTCGAATGA
- a CDS encoding GlsB/YeaQ/YmgE family stress response membrane protein yields the protein MDLNQFIVFIIIGGVAGWLAGLIIKGGGFGILGNIIVGVLGAVLGGWLFGVLGISLGGEWIGPIVTATAGAVVLLFVIGLIRKKP from the coding sequence ATGGACCTCAACCAATTCATCGTATTCATCATCATCGGAGGCGTGGCCGGATGGCTGGCCGGTCTGATCATCAAGGGAGGAGGCTTCGGCATTCTCGGCAACATCATCGTGGGCGTCCTCGGTGCCGTCCTTGGTGGATGGCTCTTCGGAGTCCTCGGAATCTCACTCGGCGGCGAGTGGATCGGCCCGATCGTCACCGCCACCGCCGGTGCGGTCGTCCTTCTCTTTGTCATCGGCCTCATCCGCAAAAAGCCCTGA
- a CDS encoding SH3 domain-containing protein, translating into METVFGEAGAEAFLCEPVLEHLTLEEGAIAAGTLFEYLKPGGFARIAVPDRHFPDEDYQRMVRPGGPGPSDHPAADHKIVYGYRELTRVFENAGFEVRLLEYHDENGNFQLHDWDPDIAPVYRSSKLDSRNQNGRIVTHHRRSQTAGIMNAASTHIRSFESAPRVHEGEKVVFERFDSRNPAWFFGRDPNAVEGYFPTDWFLINQADGTATARRSYDGMELSVSAGDAIALEEEYGGWVLVTSGEHRGWIPKACLPPENLPSHRPDR; encoded by the coding sequence GTGGAAACGGTTTTCGGCGAAGCAGGGGCGGAGGCGTTTCTCTGTGAGCCTGTGCTGGAACACCTGACCCTTGAGGAGGGAGCGATCGCCGCAGGGACACTCTTCGAATACCTGAAACCGGGCGGCTTTGCCCGGATCGCCGTGCCCGATCGACATTTCCCGGATGAAGACTACCAGCGAATGGTGCGGCCGGGAGGGCCGGGACCCTCGGATCACCCCGCCGCAGACCACAAGATCGTCTACGGTTACCGAGAACTGACCCGGGTCTTTGAAAACGCCGGATTTGAGGTCAGACTTCTGGAATACCACGACGAGAATGGGAACTTCCAATTGCACGATTGGGATCCCGACATTGCTCCGGTCTATCGCTCATCGAAGCTCGACTCACGAAACCAGAACGGCAGAATCGTCACTCATCATCGACGCAGTCAAACCGCCGGCATCATGAACGCGGCATCGACGCACATACGTTCATTTGAATCCGCTCCACGGGTGCATGAGGGAGAAAAGGTCGTCTTTGAGCGATTCGACTCCAGGAACCCTGCCTGGTTCTTCGGACGCGACCCGAACGCCGTTGAAGGCTATTTCCCGACGGACTGGTTTCTCATCAACCAAGCCGATGGAACCGCGACTGCACGCCGCAGTTATGATGGCATGGAACTGTCGGTGAGCGCCGGTGATGCCATTGCACTGGAAGAGGAATACGGTGGCTGGGTACTTGTCACCTCGGGTGAACATCGGGGCTGGATTCCCAAGGCGTGCCTGCCGCCGGAGAACCTGCCGTCTCACCGACCTGACCGATGA
- a CDS encoding FAD:protein FMN transferase → MNTTFEMVIDHPDGAYARQAARASFDELDRLETCLSRFVDGGDISRLNRAPAGQSIHLGADAWACLHEAVELHTVTYGAFDVSLGSGLPALVLDPKSSSVRKAADHTDIDLGGIGKGFALDRLVSLLEDWGIRRACLIGGGSSILALDPPEGIAGWPVGLGTGSSSFRITLCQAALGASGTGSLGEHICDPVDPSRMLPTRRTWVCARNATWADALATAFMVLAEDRIDSICHNVEELAALIEHEEPAGIRPSLHGHPPLRNPT, encoded by the coding sequence ATGAACACCACCTTCGAGATGGTCATCGATCATCCTGACGGGGCCTACGCACGCCAGGCCGCCCGGGCCTCCTTTGACGAGCTGGACCGGCTGGAAACCTGCCTGAGCCGCTTCGTTGATGGCGGTGATATCAGTCGCCTCAACCGGGCTCCGGCCGGGCAATCGATCCACCTGGGAGCAGATGCCTGGGCCTGCCTGCACGAGGCCGTCGAACTGCACACCGTGACTTATGGAGCCTTCGATGTCTCCCTGGGGTCGGGCCTGCCGGCCCTCGTCCTTGATCCCAAATCGTCCAGTGTTCGAAAGGCGGCCGACCACACCGACATCGACCTCGGTGGAATCGGCAAAGGCTTCGCCCTCGATCGATTGGTCAGTCTCCTCGAGGACTGGGGGATCCGCCGGGCATGCCTCATCGGAGGCGGCAGCAGCATCCTCGCCCTCGACCCACCGGAGGGGATTGCGGGCTGGCCGGTCGGCCTGGGAACCGGCAGCAGTTCATTTCGCATTACCCTCTGCCAGGCCGCGCTCGGCGCCTCGGGCACGGGTAGCTTGGGCGAGCACATCTGCGACCCGGTCGATCCATCCCGAATGCTGCCGACCCGTCGCACCTGGGTCTGCGCCCGGAACGCCACCTGGGCGGACGCCCTCGCCACCGCGTTCATGGTCCTTGCTGAGGACAGGATCGACTCCATCTGCCACAACGTCGAAGAACTCGCGGCCCTTATCGAGCACGAGGAGCCCGCCGGCATCCGGCCATCACTCCACGGTCACCCCCCCCTGCGGAATCCGACCTGA
- a CDS encoding DUF748 domain-containing protein, producing the protein MIASITWFLFSSRLRIFLTTASVLVGLYALAGFVIVPWLARPRIVETVSELTGRETRLDTLKLNPFSLSGTMEGFEVTDTDGEKLLSFDRAHANVEIFSFLFRGTYHLSILDLARPYFRFQINKDGSLNVADLINQVTAIADAEPDPDSPPKVLKIDDFKVTDGSISVTDLSRSADFTSVIAPITFDITGFHTGGESDAPYAFSATSESGEAFSWKGFVAFNPCDPRGHS; encoded by the coding sequence ATGATCGCCTCAATCACCTGGTTTCTTTTCAGCTCCCGGCTGCGCATCTTCCTGACCACTGCTTCAGTTCTGGTCGGCCTCTATGCCCTTGCCGGATTCGTCATCGTCCCGTGGCTGGCCCGCCCGCGCATCGTCGAAACCGTCTCGGAATTGACGGGCCGCGAAACCCGGCTCGATACCCTCAAGCTCAACCCGTTCTCTCTCTCCGGGACGATGGAAGGATTCGAAGTCACCGACACCGACGGGGAGAAGCTCCTCTCCTTCGATCGGGCCCACGCCAATGTCGAGATCTTCTCCTTTCTCTTCCGGGGCACCTACCACCTGAGCATTCTCGACCTCGCCCGACCCTATTTCCGCTTTCAGATCAACAAAGACGGTTCACTCAATGTCGCCGACCTCATCAACCAGGTAACCGCCATCGCCGACGCAGAACCGGACCCGGACTCTCCACCCAAGGTCCTCAAGATCGACGATTTCAAGGTCACCGATGGTTCGATCTCCGTTACCGACCTTTCGCGCTCGGCCGATTTCACCTCGGTCATTGCCCCCATCACTTTCGACATTACCGGCTTCCACACCGGCGGCGAATCCGACGCCCCCTACGCCTTCTCGGCCACCTCCGAATCCGGCGAAGCATTCTCCTGGAAGGGCTTTGTCGCCTTCAACCCCTGCGATCCAAGGGGGCATTCGTGA
- a CDS encoding NAD-dependent epimerase/dehydratase family protein: protein MNTLIIGGSGHLSGTLALVALGKGHTVWIVTRGNKPVPEGVTPLIADRKDHTALSAVIAGQDQVWDLVVDCICFDEADMRHDIELFRSRARHFVFVSTDLVYHPSRRRFPQPAETGDYVRPEDALPAYGLKKRECEIALQNADTGGMAWTIVRPCHIYGPRSELGCLPMHQRDPRIIHRIRAREAIRLVGGGRFLQQPIRADDLCETILSASGNRKAAGGIFNTAGPDIIESWHYYRIIADTLGVPLEIEDLPVASALAEHPELAPSLCHRIYDLSPLAAAGLHVPATPIEIGLRLHINGLLERQS from the coding sequence ATGAACACGCTGATCATCGGAGGGAGCGGCCATCTCAGCGGAACCCTGGCACTGGTCGCCCTCGGCAAAGGGCATACCGTCTGGATTGTCACCCGGGGAAACAAGCCCGTTCCCGAAGGCGTCACCCCGCTCATCGCCGATCGTAAAGACCACACCGCCCTGAGCGCGGTCATCGCTGGTCAGGACCAGGTCTGGGACCTTGTTGTTGACTGCATCTGCTTCGACGAGGCGGACATGCGCCATGACATCGAGCTTTTCCGCAGCCGGGCGCGCCATTTCGTCTTCGTCTCCACGGATCTTGTTTACCATCCATCCCGCCGCAGGTTTCCCCAACCGGCAGAGACCGGGGACTATGTGCGACCGGAAGACGCCCTTCCAGCCTACGGATTGAAAAAGCGGGAATGCGAAATCGCTCTCCAGAATGCCGATACCGGCGGGATGGCCTGGACCATCGTGCGTCCCTGTCACATCTACGGCCCCAGGTCGGAGCTCGGCTGCCTTCCCATGCACCAACGCGATCCCCGGATCATCCATCGCATCCGCGCCCGCGAAGCGATCCGTCTGGTCGGCGGCGGACGTTTCCTGCAGCAGCCGATTCGAGCGGACGATCTCTGCGAGACAATCCTCAGCGCGAGCGGAAACAGGAAAGCCGCGGGAGGCATCTTCAACACAGCGGGACCCGACATCATCGAATCGTGGCACTACTACCGGATCATCGCCGACACGCTGGGAGTTCCCCTCGAGATCGAGGATCTTCCGGTGGCCTCCGCCCTGGCTGAGCACCCCGAACTTGCGCCTTCTCTCTGCCACCGGATTTACGACCTCAGTCCGCTCGCGGCCGCCGGCCTTCATGTTCCCGCGACTCCCATCGAGATCGGACTCCGACTTCACATCAATGGTCTTCTGGAGCGCCAGTCATGA
- a CDS encoding N-acetyltransferase family protein encodes MQASIRPATRADLPAILEVYNHYVAHSTATFDLEPRSAEAGTIWLENRSDRHPVLVATVGDKVVGWASLSPWSHHGGYQNTVELSIYVQPGMTAKGIGSQLLRRILEAGEDLGHRCIMARISVENDRSRALHQRNGFEIIGIMRQAGEKHGRLLDVTLLHYLT; translated from the coding sequence ATGCAAGCCTCCATCCGACCCGCTACTCGCGCAGATCTCCCCGCCATCCTCGAGGTCTACAACCACTATGTCGCCCATTCAACCGCCACATTCGACCTCGAACCGCGCTCCGCCGAGGCCGGGACAATCTGGCTGGAAAACCGCAGCGACCGCCATCCTGTCCTCGTGGCCACGGTCGGGGACAAGGTTGTCGGGTGGGCCTCGCTGAGTCCCTGGTCGCATCATGGCGGGTACCAGAACACCGTTGAACTTTCCATCTATGTCCAACCCGGAATGACCGCCAAAGGCATCGGATCCCAACTGCTCCGCCGGATCCTAGAGGCAGGTGAAGATCTCGGACACCGGTGCATCATGGCCCGGATCAGCGTTGAAAACGACCGCAGCCGGGCGCTCCACCAGCGCAACGGTTTCGAAATCATCGGCATCATGCGCCAGGCCGGCGAAAAGCACGGCCGCCTCCTCGATGTCACGCTCCTGCACTACCTCACCTGA
- a CDS encoding TIGR03663 family protein — translation MKSLGYQSGKRLPEVFAIVLLIVAASWLRFSGLTDKPLHNDEAVQGYKTGLLLETGDYRYDPEGHHGPSLYFLDLPIARVRGEKTLAGLSELSLRLLPALAGVATIVAVLLLAPAIGPANALLGAAFAALSPLQAYFSRHYIQEPLLALFALLAILALLAYARKPGTLPAAAFGLAAGLIHATKETCLILGLSLAIALIAEGLLDREATRSRLRVLFQDRHPFRDLLAALLCGTLVSFLFHSSFLEHPAGFIDAFRAYLHGAEQAALPEHQKPLLYYLGLLVGGPAAGRFWSESLILVLAGIGWVRTLTGPDRTIPAHHSLRLIGSASIVQLVVYSLIPYKTPWLLIVPGLGLCILAGSGAALILRVLGRQHALGIIGALGLALGLAHLGLQARRACGPYAADPRNPYAYVQTVTDILKAPLRIGALSEVAGRPLRIKVIGEEYWPLPWYLRMYPATGYWSTPPPDADADVVISTAGLDDRVEASLKDAYQAEFIGLRPGVVLILRTRMDLWQSYVKTVE, via the coding sequence TTGAAGTCTTTGGGATACCAGTCGGGTAAACGACTGCCGGAAGTCTTCGCGATTGTCCTGTTGATTGTCGCGGCTTCCTGGCTTCGCTTCAGCGGACTGACCGACAAACCCCTGCACAACGATGAGGCGGTCCAGGGCTACAAGACCGGACTGCTTCTCGAGACGGGGGACTACCGGTATGATCCCGAAGGCCACCACGGTCCCTCGCTCTACTTCCTCGATCTGCCGATCGCCCGGGTCCGAGGAGAAAAGACCCTGGCCGGACTGAGTGAGCTTTCCCTCAGGTTACTCCCGGCCCTCGCCGGCGTTGCAACCATCGTCGCCGTCCTTCTCCTCGCGCCGGCGATCGGGCCGGCCAATGCCCTTCTCGGCGCAGCCTTCGCGGCCCTTTCACCCCTACAGGCGTATTTCAGTCGCCACTACATTCAGGAGCCCCTCCTCGCTCTCTTCGCCCTGCTCGCCATCCTTGCCCTTCTGGCCTATGCCCGAAAACCCGGAACCCTCCCGGCGGCCGCTTTCGGACTCGCTGCCGGTCTGATTCATGCAACCAAGGAGACCTGCCTCATCCTTGGTCTGAGTCTGGCAATCGCCCTGATCGCTGAAGGGCTTCTCGACCGGGAGGCTACCCGCTCACGGCTCCGTGTCCTCTTTCAGGACCGACACCCGTTTCGTGACCTTCTGGCAGCCCTGCTCTGCGGCACCCTCGTCTCCTTCCTCTTCCACTCGTCCTTCCTCGAGCATCCAGCCGGCTTCATCGATGCCTTCCGGGCCTACCTCCACGGCGCGGAACAGGCCGCTCTGCCCGAACACCAGAAGCCCCTCCTTTACTACCTGGGGCTTCTCGTCGGGGGACCCGCGGCCGGCCGGTTCTGGTCGGAGTCACTCATTCTGGTTCTTGCCGGAATCGGTTGGGTCCGGACCCTGACCGGCCCTGACCGGACCATCCCCGCCCATCACTCCCTTCGATTGATCGGTTCCGCCTCGATCGTTCAACTCGTCGTCTACAGCCTCATTCCCTACAAGACTCCCTGGCTGCTCATCGTCCCGGGGCTCGGCCTCTGCATCCTCGCCGGCTCCGGCGCCGCCCTTATCCTGCGCGTTCTCGGCCGCCAGCACGCCCTCGGCATCATCGGCGCATTGGGGCTCGCCTTGGGACTCGCCCACCTCGGCCTCCAGGCCCGCCGGGCCTGCGGACCCTATGCCGCGGATCCGCGCAATCCCTACGCCTATGTGCAGACGGTGACAGACATCCTGAAGGCTCCCCTCCGGATCGGCGCCCTCTCGGAAGTCGCCGGGCGTCCGCTTCGCATCAAGGTGATCGGCGAGGAATACTGGCCACTGCCCTGGTACCTCCGCATGTATCCAGCGACCGGATACTGGAGCACCCCGCCGCCCGATGCGGATGCGGACGTGGTCATCTCGACGGCCGGCCTCGACGACCGGGTGGAAGCCTCCCTGAAGGACGCCTACCAGGCCGAGTTCATCGGACTCCGCCCCGGCGTCGTCCTCATTCTTCGGACCCGGATGGATCTCTGGCAATCCTATGTCAAGACCGTGGAGTGA
- a CDS encoding lipocalin family protein — translation MKQNVVCYVLFHDHPPPLMRRFLIALFPLLLGGCLGLPENIEPVRGFELERYLGKWYEIARLDHSFERGLEQVTAEYSLREDGGVRVLNRGYSVTKGAWKEAEGRAYFVEEETLGYLKVSFFGPFYGSYIVFELDEADYQYALVAGPSTDYLWLLSRTPTMDAGLMKELLETARSRGFDTDKLIIVNQDGTGRE, via the coding sequence ATGAAACAAAACGTAGTCTGCTACGTTTTGTTTCATGACCATCCGCCTCCCCTCATGCGCCGATTTCTCATCGCCCTTTTCCCCCTCCTGCTCGGAGGATGCCTCGGCCTGCCGGAGAACATCGAACCCGTCCGCGGGTTTGAACTCGAGCGTTACCTGGGGAAATGGTACGAAATCGCCCGCCTCGATCATTCGTTTGAGCGCGGACTTGAACAGGTGACGGCCGAATATTCGCTGCGCGAGGACGGCGGGGTCAGGGTCCTCAACCGTGGCTATTCCGTGACGAAGGGCGCATGGAAGGAAGCCGAGGGACGGGCCTACTTCGTCGAGGAAGAAACATTGGGCTACCTGAAAGTCTCCTTCTTCGGGCCGTTCTATGGGTCCTACATCGTCTTCGAATTGGACGAAGCGGACTACCAGTATGCCCTGGTCGCCGGCCCGAGTACCGATTACCTCTGGTTGCTTTCGCGGACCCCGACCATGGATGCCGGTCTGATGAAGGAACTGCTGGAAACCGCCCGCAGCAGGGGTTTCGACACGGACAAACTGATTATCGTGAATCAGGACGGCACCGGAAGAGAGTGA
- a CDS encoding lipocalin-like domain-containing protein, producing MASMLPAAEPALLPRTVDDFAVPQPGRSFVFPRDHGSHPEFRIEWWYLTGHLWSDAGKRYGFQATFFRQAGPRENHPESRGGAFGSSDLYLAHSALLDIASGQFLHEERLNREGWDAFSSTETLDLQNGNWSLTMVDSSEERMHLLASVRAEASLNLELVPAKPKIFFGRDGVSRKGSDPTAASHYITFPRLNVSGVLTIEGAEVAVTGQAWMDHEISSSQLSGGQVGWDWVSIQLEDGREIMAYRLRLEDGRSDPFSTLAWVGSDGMVTHLGVDQFQWEALDWWQSPQTGGRYPIAYRLRTTDPVTDREVVFEVRPLARVQELSGGIGGIAYWEGAGRVLDEAGKEVGSAYTELTGYAESMEGRL from the coding sequence ATGGCTTCGATGCTTCCGGCGGCGGAACCGGCTCTCTTGCCGAGGACGGTGGACGATTTTGCGGTCCCTCAGCCCGGACGTTCCTTTGTCTTTCCCCGGGATCACGGAAGCCATCCGGAATTCCGGATCGAGTGGTGGTACCTGACAGGGCACCTTTGGTCCGATGCGGGGAAACGGTATGGTTTCCAGGCCACGTTCTTCCGACAGGCGGGACCTCGGGAAAACCATCCGGAGAGTCGCGGGGGTGCGTTCGGTTCGTCGGACCTCTATCTGGCCCATTCCGCCCTGCTGGATATCGCCTCGGGGCAGTTTCTGCACGAGGAGCGCCTCAATCGGGAGGGATGGGACGCGTTTTCTTCGACCGAGACGCTTGATCTGCAGAATGGCAACTGGTCGTTGACGATGGTGGATTCCTCTGAAGAACGCATGCACCTGCTGGCGTCGGTTCGGGCCGAGGCTTCCCTCAATCTCGAGTTGGTGCCGGCCAAACCAAAGATCTTCTTCGGCCGGGACGGTGTTTCCCGCAAGGGTTCGGACCCTACCGCCGCCAGCCACTATATCACCTTTCCGCGCCTCAACGTGTCGGGCGTCCTCACCATTGAGGGTGCCGAGGTCGCGGTCACGGGACAGGCATGGATGGACCACGAGATCAGCAGCAGTCAGCTTTCCGGAGGTCAGGTCGGCTGGGATTGGGTGAGCATTCAGCTGGAGGACGGTCGGGAGATCATGGCCTATCGGTTGCGGCTGGAGGACGGTCGTTCGGATCCGTTTTCGACGCTGGCCTGGGTGGGTTCTGACGGAATGGTCACCCATTTGGGCGTCGATCAATTCCAGTGGGAGGCGCTGGATTGGTGGCAGAGCCCGCAGACGGGCGGGCGTTATCCGATCGCCTACAGACTCCGGACGACCGATCCGGTGACGGATCGCGAGGTGGTCTTCGAGGTCCGTCCCTTGGCGCGGGTCCAGGAGCTTTCCGGAGGGATTGGCGGCATTGCCTACTGGGAAGGGGCGGGCCGGGTTCTTGACGAAGCGGGCAAGGAGGTCGGATCGGCCTATACGGAACTGACCGGCTATGCGGAGAGTATGGAAGGAAGGCTCTGA